One window of the Acidimicrobiia bacterium genome contains the following:
- a CDS encoding ABC transporter permease, whose product MTSDQIRDAWRSVARRPKRSALTALGVCLGIAAIVAIAGLTASGSLQVSRRFDAFTANAVTIDIPHAQHADTPAAIAHRLATLDGVIAAGIYTNIAADTTPLSIRTARQTESRNVPLIVADSSGLLAAKANIIAGAIPTHWAEAQNTRIALLGQTLARDYHVTPTAGEQTIYLNGQPFDVVGVVADANNTGLLTTSVIVNPNAVGHLDPNIEPRSLLVRVKEGTAQPVAQRAALLVYPEEPNLVSIQLPPQPEQLRGRITADTRDLIVALAAVTLAAAAIGITNTMLIAVWERRAEIGIRRSMGATKASIATLFLIEAAFIGTVGGLAGTTIGILAGSSLSAIRGWAYALPPAAPLATLLGATVGTLAGVYPAIRATRVDPIESLRA is encoded by the coding sequence GTGACCAGCGATCAGATCCGTGACGCGTGGCGCAGCGTTGCCCGTCGCCCGAAACGCAGCGCCCTCACCGCCCTCGGAGTCTGCCTCGGCATCGCCGCGATCGTTGCTATCGCGGGCCTTACGGCCAGCGGTTCCTTACAGGTCTCCCGCCGCTTCGACGCGTTCACCGCCAATGCCGTGACGATAGACATCCCGCACGCTCAACACGCCGACACCCCGGCCGCGATCGCCCACCGACTCGCAACTCTCGACGGTGTCATCGCCGCCGGGATCTATACCAATATCGCGGCCGACACCACACCCCTCTCAATACGCACTGCCCGCCAGACCGAGAGCCGCAACGTCCCCCTCATCGTGGCCGACAGCAGCGGGCTCCTCGCCGCCAAGGCCAACATCATCGCCGGAGCGATTCCCACCCACTGGGCAGAAGCTCAAAACACACGCATCGCGCTCCTCGGTCAAACGCTCGCCCGCGACTACCACGTCACCCCAACCGCCGGCGAGCAGACCATCTACCTCAATGGCCAACCGTTCGACGTAGTCGGCGTCGTCGCCGACGCAAACAACACCGGGCTCCTGACCACCAGCGTCATCGTCAACCCAAACGCAGTCGGCCACCTCGACCCGAACATCGAGCCCCGATCACTGCTCGTCCGCGTCAAAGAGGGCACGGCACAGCCAGTAGCACAGCGGGCAGCCCTGCTCGTCTACCCAGAAGAGCCCAACCTGGTCAGTATCCAGCTGCCACCTCAACCCGAGCAGCTCCGGGGACGAATCACCGCAGACACTCGCGACCTCATCGTCGCCCTAGCCGCGGTCACGCTGGCCGCCGCAGCAATCGGAATCACCAACACCATGCTCATCGCCGTTTGGGAACGCAGAGCCGAGATCGGCATCCGACGATCCATGGGAGCCACCAAGGCTTCCATCGCCACACTGTTCCTCATAGAAGCCGCCTTCATCGGAACCGTCGGAGGGCTCGCCGGTACAACGATTGGGATACTCGCCGGCTCCTCCCTCTCCGCCATCCGTGGCTGGGCCTACGCGCTGCCACCAGCGGCACCACTCGCAACCCTCCTCGGAGCCACGGTCGGCACACTCGCCGGCGTCTACCCAGCAATCCGAGCCACCCGAGTCGACCCAATCGAATCACTCCGAGCGTAG
- a CDS encoding ABC transporter ATP-binding protein, with translation MTLPRPDLVALTNVTQRFSNHVTALHQVTITIGAGEIVAVTGTSGSGKSTMLHILGLLARPTEGEYTLAGVKTRDLPDSRLTALRAQRIGFVFQSFHLIPHLTVLENVMISLQYHGTPQSRHRAAAADALGAVGMSHRLAAFPGTLSGGEQQRVAIARAVVRRPLLLLCDEPTGNLDSNNTEVVLNILTQADHTDRAVVIVTHDPDVAKRADRVFSLRDGQIINPMRTSK, from the coding sequence ATGACCCTCCCTCGTCCTGACCTGGTCGCCCTCACGAACGTCACGCAGAGATTCTCCAACCACGTCACGGCCCTCCACCAGGTCACCATCACGATCGGAGCGGGAGAGATCGTGGCGGTGACCGGAACCTCCGGATCCGGGAAATCGACGATGCTCCACATCCTTGGCCTACTCGCCCGCCCCACCGAAGGGGAATACACACTGGCGGGTGTCAAAACCCGTGACCTTCCCGACAGCCGGCTAACCGCACTCCGAGCGCAGCGCATCGGATTCGTTTTCCAGTCGTTTCACCTCATACCACACCTGACGGTCCTCGAGAACGTAATGATCAGCCTCCAATATCACGGGACGCCGCAGAGCCGACACCGCGCGGCGGCCGCCGATGCGCTCGGAGCCGTAGGAATGAGCCACCGGCTGGCGGCTTTTCCTGGCACCCTGTCGGGCGGCGAGCAACAACGAGTGGCGATCGCTCGCGCCGTGGTCCGCCGCCCACTGCTACTGCTGTGCGACGAACCCACCGGCAATCTCGACAGCAATAACACCGAGGTCGTACTCAACATCCTCACCCAGGCCGATCACACCGACCGCGCAGTCGTGATCGTGACCCACGACCCCGACGTCGCCAAGCGAGCAGACCGAGTCTTCAGCTTGCGCGATGGTCAAATCATCAACCCGATGCGGACCAGCAAGTGA
- a CDS encoding peptidase inhibitor family I36 protein: MVRRLSTVVLLIGLLVVGAAAPALASDCNSGRFCAFDGTNYVHPKLLDSGAAAGTNNVDVADDLVSSGKNRTGNRWCAVNNGFPGDDTIWNFAPNTNVSTLGSQNNKTDHFYVRTSAQNCT, translated from the coding sequence TGCGACGATTATCCACAGTCGTGCTACTGATCGGTTTATTGGTCGTCGGGGCAGCGGCGCCTGCCCTGGCTTCAGACTGCAATTCAGGTCGGTTCTGTGCGTTTGACGGCACGAACTATGTGCATCCGAAGCTGCTCGACTCGGGAGCGGCTGCTGGAACGAACAATGTCGACGTGGCCGACGATCTTGTGTCTTCGGGCAAGAACCGCACGGGGAATCGCTGGTGTGCGGTCAATAACGGGTTCCCGGGCGACGACACGATCTGGAACTTTGCTCCGAACACGAACGTGTCGACCTTGGGTTCGCAGAACAACAAGACGGACCACTTCTACGTGAGAACGTCCGCTCAGAACTGCACCTGA